From the Euphorbia lathyris chromosome 6, ddEupLath1.1, whole genome shotgun sequence genome, one window contains:
- the LOC136231846 gene encoding coatomer subunit zeta-1-like encodes MSLIHDICPSIKNILLLDSEGKRVAVKYYSDGWPTNSAKEAYEKSIFTKTQKTNGRNEAEITMLENSIIVYKFAQDLHFFVTGGEDENELILATVLQGFFDAVGLLLRGNVDKKEALENLDLILLCLDEIADGGIILETDANVIAGKVASNSIDAGAPLSEQTLTQALATAREHLTRSLLK; translated from the exons ATGTCGTTGATTCAT GACATATGCCCTTCTATAAAGAATATCCTTCTATTGGATTCTGAAGGGAAACGTGTAGCTGTTAAGTACTATTCAGATGGTTGGCCTACAAACAGTGCCAAGGAAGCTTATGAGAAATCTATTTTTACCAAAACTCAGAAGACAAATGGCCGTAATGAAG CGGAGATTACAATGCTTGAAAATAGCATTATTGTATACAAGTTTGCCCAAGATCTTCATTTTTTTGTTACTGGAGGTGAAGATGAAAATGAGCTCATCTTAGCCACAGTTCTTCAGGGGTTTTTCGATGCAGTTGGCCTTCTATTAAG AGGCAATGTGGACAAGAAAGAGGCACTCGAGAATCTAGATCTTATTCTGCTATGCCTAGATGAAATTGCTGATGGCGG TATTATTTTGGAAACAGATGCTAATGTAATTGCTGGGAAGGTAGCAAGCAATAGTATTGACGCTGGAGCTCCATTGTCCGAACAG ACACTAACTCAAGCACTTGCAACTGCTCGGGAACATCTAACAAGATCCCTTCTTAAATGA